Proteins encoded in a region of the Macrobrachium nipponense isolate FS-2020 chromosome 39, ASM1510439v2, whole genome shotgun sequence genome:
- the LOC135210384 gene encoding protein FAM200C-like, with the protein MVNLVLGGDSEKKIQQISLCDNTVSTRIEEMSIDIKEQVIREIKDAGLFALQLDESTDVSSYSQFLVFTRYVHEGKFKEEFLFCQPLETTTKGEDMMKEVTNYFSELGLSWKNVCAVCTDGAPAMLGSKSGFVSRVKEITPEVTVTHCMIHRQALASGTLTRELQAILDNAIKIVNYVKSIPVNTRLFKQLCKDLDSEHQLLLFYTKVRWLYKGNVLNRVFELREDPKMFLDMQDEEPIFFNDPL; encoded by the coding sequence ATGGTTAACCTTGTTTTGGGGGGTGATAGTgagaaaaaaattcagcaaatatCACTCTGTGACAACACAGTATCAACACGCATTGAAGAAATGTCTATTGATATAAAAGAACAAGTGATCAGGGAGATAAAAGATGCTGGCTTATTTGCTCTGCAATTAGATGAGTCCACTGATGTTTCATCTTATTCACAATTTCTTGTATTTACTAGATACGTTCATGAGGGAAAATTTAAAGAGGAATTTCTTTTCTGTCAGCCACTTGAAACTACCACCAAAGGTGAAGATATGATGAAAGAGGTAACAAACTATTTCAGTGAGTTAGGACTATCATGGAAGAATGTGTGTGCAGTGTGTACTGACGGGGCACCTGCCATGTTAGGTTCAAAATCGGGTTTTGTGTCTAGAGTTAAAGAGATTACTCCTGAGGTTACAGTGACTCATTGTATGATCCATCGTCAGGCACTTGCATCTGGAACCCTCACTAGGGAACTCCAAGCCATCTTAGACAACGCTATAAAGATAGTCAATTATGTAAAATCTATTCCTGTGAACACTCGTCTTTTCAAACAGTTGTGCAAAGATTTAGATTCCGAGCATCAACTTCTGCTTTTCTACACTAAAGTTCGATGGCTATACAAGGGCAATGTCCTGAACAGAGTTTTTGAACTTAGAGAAGACCCAAAGATGTTTTTGGATATGCAAGATGAGGAGCCTATTTTTTTCAATGATCCACTTTAG